GTTTGGCCAGCCGGATCACCGAATCCCGGGTGATGCCCGGCAGGATGCTGCCGTTTAATTCCGGTGTGACGATCTCACCGTCAATCACGAAAAAGATGTTCATGGAGCCGACTTCTTCAAGATATTTTTGCTCGACGCCATCCAGCCAAAGCACCTGCGCATAGCCTTCTTTGTGGGCTTCTTCACCGGCCAGGATGCTGGCAGCATAGTTGCCGGGTGTTTTGGCTTCACCCACACCGCCGCGCACGGCCCGGACATATTTATGGGTGACCAGAATTTTAACCGGGTTAAATCCCTCGGGGTAATAGGCGCCCACCGGTGAAAGAATAATAAAATAGCGATAGTTGAATGAAGCCCGCACACCGATATAGGGGTCCGTGGCAATAAGCGTGGGCCGGATGTAAAGAGAGGTTTCGGGGGCTCCCGGCACCCAATTTTTTTCCATTGTCAGCAGCTGCTTGAGTGCATCAAGGGCAAAGCCCTCGTCGAGTTCAGGCATGCACAGTCGCCGACAGGAGCGATTCAAACGTTTAAAATTTTCCTGGGGCCTGAA
Above is a genomic segment from Desulfobacterales bacterium containing:
- a CDS encoding branched-chain amino acid aminotransferase, whose protein sequence is MEVIVTESAQLKEKPDEANLGFGTLFTDYMFIMDYEPDKGWHSARIEPYGPMALDPSTMFLHYAQGAFEGLKAYRTESGNIQLFRPQENFKRLNRSCRRLCMPELDEGFALDALKQLLTMEKNWVPGAPETSLYIRPTLIATDPYIGVRASFNYRYFIILSPVGAYYPEGFNPVKILVTHKYVRAVRGGVGEAKTPGNYAASILAGEEAHKEGYAQVLWLDGVEQKYLEEVGSMNIFFVIDGEIVTPELNGSILPGITRDSVIRLAKHWKDKVSERKISIDDLVEANASGKLTEVFGSGTAAVISPVGEIKYGDQVFTIADGKVGPVAQKYYKAITDIQYGKAEDPLGWIVQVT